A window of Phragmites australis chromosome 2, lpPhrAust1.1, whole genome shotgun sequence genomic DNA:
CTTAAAGCAAAACTGCTTGTTGCGATACTTTTCCTTCGCTGGAGAATGTGACGGCAATGTTTAGGCAGGTCAAATATAGTTTTGTATAAAAGAAATACCGAACAGCGCGGGAATGATCTGAGTTACAAGTTACAACCTTTGACACCCATTTTACTCTATTCCAGtacaattgaaataaattaCTCGACCACTATCAAATATGCTAGTTATGATACCGAACAGCGCGGGAATGATCTGAGTTACAAATTACAACCTTTGACACCCATTTTACTCTATTCCAGtacaattgaaataaattaCTCGACCACTATCAAATATGCTAGTTATGATACCGAACGGCGCGGGAATGATCTGAGTTACAAATTACAACCTTTGACACCCATTTTACTCTATTCCAGtacaattgaaataaattaCTCGACCACTATCAAATATGCTAGTTATGATAAATCCGCCTTCCGCTTCTAGACTTTGCTTAGAAACAAGGAGCATTTTAACCCTATGCATCTGACATTGAGCCAAAAACTGTTATCATACAGAAAACTGGCATAACTGCCATTCCGGGTACAGGTTTCGCAGGGAAGGAGCGCTACTACTACCCAAAATTAAGAAAAGAAATGAGAacattacaaaaaaaaaactcagctGCTGCGAAGCAGGTCATAAATGCCCAGCAAATTGCTCACGGCTGGATGCCTACAAAGGAGCTCACAAGTCTCAAGCGGAAACCCAACCATAAAATGCAAGTCCAACCCGAAAGGAAATAAATCATACCTTTCTGTCTCTCAATGGCTCACTGCAATATAAAGCCAGCCATAAAACCACGTACTGCCCTTTTGTGTCCCACGATGATGGCTCGCTGCAGCAAAAGCTTATGCGGAAGCCGCCATATTCTGATTTCAGAAGCTATATCCAGGAGCCCTTCACCCTATAGTTTGATCATTGCATGGTCAATTTGAGCGATTGAAGAGCTTCCAATATCCTTGCACTCGGCACTATACTTTTAGGACACCTCTGCCATTTCTAAAGTACATACCCGAAGCACTGATAAACATTCGAAAATGGCCTTAATGACCTCTGATGTTCTTCGTGGCTTATTCAGCCCTCAAATTCAATATTTCCTTAGCAGTTCTCCTTCGGAAGTAACGCATATGTTTCTACAAAAGATAACCAATTTCTAACATTGAGTTAATCTGGCATATAAAAGACATATGATCTTGTTTAAACTTCTTCATAATACAGCATATTGCTTGGTGGCAAACACAAGAGACAATTTAGTACCTGGCCAAAAGTAAGATCCATATCTCTGCTGTAGAAGTCTACGTATTTGAGCATGAACATGCCACAATCCCATCTAGAGTGGCAGAGGACTCAGTTAGTACATTAGGCAAACTTTACAACATGAATGAAACTTTACAACATGTAAGAACCTATCATACACTTTGTTAGACATTGATGAATAACCCCTTTAAAGGAAATTCAGTATCTGCACATCCCCTATTACACAAGACCAAGTACAGCAAAGAAAATGAGAGCCATGGTAGAAAACAAAGAAGAGAACATACGCGTTCTCCTGCAAAGGAAGGTTTTTGACTCCTTCCTGTTTCCACGAAAGTGCATCCATCTGTTGGCCACTTTTGTCTTTCACCTCATCTACAATATACCTGGCCTGGTACAGATGGAGAAAACATTAGAATCacaaaatactaaaaaaatgcAAGCAAATAATGAAAACAACACACTGAATGAAACAATGCTATGTGGCTTTTCCACGTGTACACGTGGGACATGTACTACCGTCGGTTCATTACCAACATCTTTGCCTCGAGATTGATGTGaagtttcaaaattcaaatcacCATCCCATCTAATAATAGCAAAGACATTTGCGCAACCTTGAGGCCTTTCAGCGTTTATCATTGTTAATCATAAAAATTCAGAAGATATCACTTACTAAGACTCTCAGGACCTTCATGTCCATGCTGCCAAGTGAATCCAGATATTGAAACTTCTTGTCCCTTATGTTTATGACCGCTAAACACCAGTGGACTTCCTTGTGTATGGGAACAAAAATCTAGATGGATATAACAAGTTTTCGGTTAGATGCATGGTAAAATCCGAGGATCTAAACCTGAAAAGAAACCAAAAGGCCTTTACCTTGTCACACTCAATTAGACTGTATCCTAACTTCTTTTTTGTTGTCCATTTTTTAACGGCTTTGTAATTGTATCCACCGGTAATCAGCTGATGAACAGCAACAAGAGAAATTATTGGTTCACTAATCTGTATAATAATATCATAACCAAATCTAGCAAtgcataaaataaaataattgatACTATTGTAGAGTCACTAAGAATGAAACAGTATTAGACTCAACTTTACAGCTTAAGTAGCATGCTTGCCGTAAAAAAGGTTAAATAACATGCACTAAACTACCAATTTCTAATAATGACATGAACACACGAATCAAAGTTCTAGAATGGTGGTACAGCATAAAGGCACTGTTGTGGACTCTTTCTGGGCAAAGACATACTCCTGAGTCCCAACGTGGAACCCCACAAGGGATATAGGGAGAATTGCGGCAGCGAGCCAGGGGGAGCATTAGTTATCTTAAATACATACTCCAGAGCTGTTTGACCATATTTTCCTATCTTAGTAGAAGGAAGTTGCATTAGTTAGCCTATTTCAGGATTTAGCAGTTCATGCATATGCTAATTGCCTTCAAATGCACATCGGAGGATTAGTTTCCATCTTGTTACAAGTCATAGAAAGAGAATGCTGGTTTCTCAGGAGATCAACGAGAAATCAACAGATACTGCCCAAAGTATCGGCACTTTACAGCCTGGTGCGCAGCGGCCAGGGACGAGCCCTGGCATGCACCTGAGTGTAAGCCTCTTGCCCCCACCTCCCCTCTACCCTACCTCCCCATGTTATCCTATTTGTTCCCATCCAGAAACACATTCCCTCCGCCCACCTCTATCTTTCAACCGAGCACATAGCAGACACTAAATAGATGAACACAATCAAGATTCAAGCGGAAGCTATCTGATCAAGTAATGATCATAACAAGGTACAACAAGTTCCAAAGCATAAGATATAGTAACAGACCCTCTTGTAGAAAAAGGTGTTGAAGAAGTGGCATTTTAAGAACTTATTAGGTTCTCTTAGTTCCCTCTCTTTTAGCAGATCAAGATACAAATTTATAACCTGAAAGTAATCAGGAAAGTTAAAATATTTCAAGCATCATATACCAATATTATATATATCCTGATTCCTGAACCCCAGAAAGAGCAAAAATATAGTAGAGCAACAAAATACCTCATCATTTAGCCACTGTTTGTCATTCAAGCACTGTAAGATCTGTCTTGTTATCACAATATTTGAAGCTTCATGTACTGCTAATCTCTCACATCTGCGAAAAAGGGCTCTTTTAGGTACTGCTAATTAAGCTAGGCATTTGCATTTGTGCAAGATATGTGACCACTGTGTCCTATCAAGAGTTGACAAGAAGCAAAACCTGTTCCGACCATGAAGGGCATGACGAACGCTGTCTTCATCCCCATCCGTAAGAGGAGTAAAAGGTTCAGGAACCTCCTGAAAGGAGTGAGGATACTGGATGACCTTGATGAATAATATGTTCTATTGTTCAATGCTAAATATATTCCCTCGTTTGCTTTAGCTTTAAGTGCAATTCAGTCTAAAGGAATAACAACATGATAGTGAAATTACAAAATCACAGGTTAATATGCCAAATGCTAAAAAAGAAATGCTTGGacgataaaaataaaataaaaatatgtaacATGCTAGTAACGAAGAACCAATCTTTTACACCCTTCATATAGAAGGTTTAATACATACTTAATCGATCATATACATACAAAGATAAAATGCTTTAAATCCCTTACTCCCCCCTCCCTCCTTTTCCCTCCAAATTAATTCACTAGTAATGAACAAGTCTTCAAATTAAGGTTAGAGAAACTAATCAGCTGAAGACCGCAGCAATGAACAAGTTATGATATATCCTCACAGTAGTACATCTAGTGTAGTACGATTATACACAAGTCAGTAATATCAATATTATCCATACATGAGAGGGAAATGAACCAAAGCTAGTTCCTCTACCACTCCTCTTGTTCCGAAAAAGCTACTTTCTCAAAATAAAGATGCATTTGTTGGAGAAATTCAATTCAGTGTCATATGTGCAAAGATGAAGAAAGTCACTTTTCCTTTGGCTTCACTAGAACCAACTTCTTTCACAGAAACTCAAACCCAAACCCGGCCCCACAAATATCCCATGTTTGGTTCAGCATAACACTGAGTGAACAAGAATATtaacaaaataacaacattCTAAGCAATGCTCAAGTATTGACAAGTGTTATGGTGTTTCATGAGCATTTTGGGTATACGGATATGGTCTGAATTGTAGGTCTTTAGAATAAAAAACACATACATTTCACCTTCCAGTCTGTAAATCGGAAACAAGCAAAAGAATACCCAAGGAAACTGTACCTCCTTCTTTGGCATGACCCGCGGGAGGACCTCTGCGAGCCGCTCAAGGCCAAGGCGGCCCTCCTCGGCGAGGCGCACCTCGAACTCGAGCGTCCTGAGCCTGGCGTCTCTCTTCCGGCTGGACGCCTCGTACAGCTCCCTGTACACCGGAACCCTCCTCACCAACACGCTACctctcaccacctcctcctcctcgccttgTTGCGCTTCCTCACCCTTCCTCTCATCCCCATCCTCCTCAACGGCGACCACCTCGACTGGCGCCGTCTCCGCCTCCCTCGCCACATCGGTGGTAGAGGCGGGAGTGGGCGGCGCGGGGTGGGAGACGCTGTTGACGAGCTCGACGTACTGCTCGAGACCGAGAGGCCGGGGCGGTGGCGGCAGCCGCGAGGCGGCGTGGGGCCGGGCGGGGCCTAGGCGGAAGGCACGGATGACGCGCTGCGGCCCGTGGATCGGTCGCCGgagcgggggcggcggcgggaggcggcGCCGGTGCGGGAGcggggcggaggcggcggtAGAGGACGAGGGGCCTGgcgcggaggaggtggcggcggcgaagtGGGAGGGAGGCGGACTTGGCGGGATGGTGGATgtggggaggagggaggggaggggcgcGAGCTTGGGCCTCTTGgatggagggggaggggaaggggaaggcgGAGGGAAGGAGGGGAGGAGATGGTGGTCGGCGGAGAGGCGCTTCCGGCTGTCGGTGAGGGcgcccatcgccgccgccggtggAAACCCTAGCTACCCAGGATTCTGTTTCGTCTTACCCCGCCAGCGGCTGGTTCGCGGGTGCTTCGGGCGGCGGAGCGCGAGAGTCGTATTTCGAGGAAAAACGGGGGACCGTTTGTTCCTGAGAAAATTCTTTAGTTACCATCGAAAGATAAGATCATGATCTATTTGGTACGAAAAATTCTTTAATTTTTCGTCCTTTACCCGCTATTGCCGTTATGTTCGTCAGCAACCGTCCTGTTTGCCatctgtaattttttaataataacaTCGTTGCCTTTGCTCTTGCGTGGCCCCAACTTATCTACCCGTATGTTGGTAGAAAATAGATCAGTCTGAAAATGATGGTTAAAGATCATTTTTTTGGTTCTTTTAGAGTTTTATCACCGGATCCTCTGTTAAAGACTTGACCTCTGATGTTATTAGATCCCTTCACAgtaccccttcgtacctacgaagcaTTTCCTTACTCCGTCGGctcaacctcccgaagcctctcAAAACACGATCTCCCGAAGCCCTGGTCCTCTGAGGTCCCGCTTCTCAAAGCCTTCATTTTccggttctatgcctcccgaggctcCCGCCTCGGGCTGATCAagccgccttcccgaaggcagtaGGGTGAGTCAACAGACCTTAGaaaagatctgccggaagggggGCACCGATTGTGCTTTGCCTGTAAgaaagtgaccagcattaaaggtctaggctaatggacgctaCTCTGACACCTCGGCGTGAtcaaggctatcctgacacccctaacaatGCGGTGCCGAGCCATAATCAGCgatcggctcgcccccttcagggggtaggcactaTAATAATTatcacggtggatatttatcttccgatagggtagaagatagttatccgggataaggtccagtaatttggtcagatcccggatatttgtatattatgataacttgtacgccaagctatgcacgaccctataaacaggaggccatggtcctctagaAAAAAGGGGACACAGCGGGAGAGAACGggcaaaacaaaaaaagatacaaaggtgaaagcacaccaagtcacgctgagATACTCCTTctagagtgatacatttttctaccatcaatatattcgtggtgctCCTTCCACTCAAACTGcgtctccaagtttgagtctcctccttaaaagaaactctcgctgtacttgctggggcaagacgaactcttgctccaacagcgccgtccgtggggactcgaacacagaagtgctaagagaggtaggaagcCACCAAAAAAACATCAGAGGGTTAGCTAAAACCgtcatacccaccgttgcaagtaTGCAACtatatgcatggctgcctcagccatacgcatCGTATGCATGCTCTAGCCTCACTGCcatgtgggacggcgttcctccgaccttaGCCAAATCAGAACTCTGTATCGGTATAGGAACTCCAGACgacgcggaggccttccagcctctacatgatgaagacctcactgcctcaggagaggatgcggcCAAAGCCACGGTCAAGCAGgtcgccttccaatggttctgggcagtCCAACtcaggagtgctcccacctgaacttggtccccaggtatccccttcgaccacacctgggatgccccgagcgagccaacatcttcagaaaGTCCGTCCACTCAACACCCTCCTtaggcccctcaggcgaaaaaGGGTTCCAAGGAAACGGAGGGCTCCGGGGTGCGAAAACCCCACCAGCGTCTCCACACCGCCCTTGCAACTCCAATAGCACGCAGGGAACCCCTAGCCCACCTCGTCCGGAGAGGCATAGTCAAAACCACTTCGGCCCCAAAGGCTGGTgcaccgggcagcctcgatagtctcccaagggggaagcaGACCTGAGGGAAACCATAGGCTCCGGGACACACCGCCTGGCAACAACCCCAATGACAACTCTAAGCTTCGGCGTCCCTAGAGGCACACAGGTGCATCCTACACGGACCATGGCACTGCCACAATACCAATGACTACCACACCCttatgaccttccgggaggaatacctcggaaggcacgCAGAATACATGACCGCAGAAAGAGTGGGCGAAGGACAACGCAGGGTCCGGAGGCCTGGGGCCAACTCCCAGGCAAATCCCCtacccctcaaccctgcaccgtcaGTACCCCCTACCGACGGTACCacaaccagcaacaagaactgagtcaCGGACACGCCGAtggccaggctctggacggagtacctctggagctgggc
This region includes:
- the LOC133901171 gene encoding ubiquitin-like-specific protease ESD4 isoform X2, giving the protein MGALTDSRKRLSADHHLLPSFPPPSPSPPPPSKRPKLAPLPSLLPTSTIPPSPPPSHFAAATSSAPGPSSSTAASAPLPHRRRLPPPPPLRRPIHGPQRVIRAFRLGPARPHAASRLPPPPRPLGLEQYVELVNSVSHPAPPTPASTTDVAREAETAPVEVVAVEEDGDERKGEEAQQGEEEEVVRGSVLVRRVPVYRELYEASSRKRDARLRTLEFEVRLAEEGRLGLERLAEVLPRVMPKKEEVPEPFTPLTDGDEDSVRHALHGRNRCERLAVHEASNIVITRQILQCLNDKQWLNDELITGGYNYKAVKKWTTKKKLGYSLIECDKIFVPIHKEVHWCLAVINIRDKKFQYLDSLGSMDMKVLRVLARYIVDEVKDKSGQQMDALSWKQEGVKNLPLQENAWDCGMFMLKYVDFYSRDMDLTFGQKHMRYFRRRTAKEILNLRAE
- the LOC133901171 gene encoding ubiquitin-like-specific protease ESD4 isoform X1, giving the protein MGALTDSRKRLSADHHLLPSFPPPSPSPPPPSKRPKLAPLPSLLPTSTIPPSPPPSHFAAATSSAPGPSSSTAASAPLPHRRRLPPPPPLRRPIHGPQRVIRAFRLGPARPHAASRLPPPPRPLGLEQYVELVNSVSHPAPPTPASTTDVAREAETAPVEVVAVEEDGDERKGEEAQQGEEEEVVRGSVLVRRVPVYRELYEASSRKRDARLRTLEFEVRLAEEGRLGLERLAEVLPRVMPKKEEVPEPFTPLTDGDEDSVRHALHGRNRCERLAVHEASNIVITRQILQCLNDKQWLNDEVINLYLDLLKERELREPNKFLKCHFFNTFFYKRLITGGYNYKAVKKWTTKKKLGYSLIECDKIFVPIHKEVHWCLAVINIRDKKFQYLDSLGSMDMKVLRVLARYIVDEVKDKSGQQMDALSWKQEGVKNLPLQENAWDCGMFMLKYVDFYSRDMDLTFGQKHMRYFRRRTAKEILNLRAE